One segment of Anguilla anguilla isolate fAngAng1 chromosome 1, fAngAng1.pri, whole genome shotgun sequence DNA contains the following:
- the cd4-2.2 gene encoding CD4-2 molecule, tandem duplicate 2 isoform X2, which yields MPNKHTCLFSLVVLCLGSVRCVEFYEQQGKTAKLPCGRAERWEYNSVLIIREDSRTGNALKGPAPMKERAKMKGSSLEISGLVTADAGTYTCKSRDAGTIAHQLYVISVSSSPVSPLLQGTQAELRCQVSGGSKVTPSWVRPNGAMVKTSEAGSFTLQSVDVADGGKWACQLKKESKIDLPITVLGLSSTPAVTAGPGEPVVLRCELSQSGLVGSLGLQEGGWERLSPNPARLLSLEKRADGQLFWNGTGARGSGLKFSQEKLDGNLSVTLKKVTVQQSGKYQCFLKFKDRGNVTAQVSLEVKGQSDETNHGGGTIGDQPNSKGVFLGLSLWVWLAIGVGCLVLIVLIIITVLLSQRNKRMKRRARKLRSMRQPLTARDYCRCSRSTVGRPNGRRRGDAPSEKGCQR from the exons ATGCCAAATAAACACACCTGCCTTTTCAGCCTCGTTG tgctgtgcCTGGGCTCAGTAAGATGTGTGGAGTTCTATGAGCAGCAGGGCAAGACTGCCAAACTGCCCTGTGGCAGGGCTGAACGGTGGGAGTATAATTCAGTGTTGATTATCAGAGAAGATAGTAGGACAGGAAATGCACTCAAAG GCCCGGCGCCCATGAAGGAGAGAGCCAAGATGAAGGGGAGCAGTTTAGAGATCTCCGGCCTAGTGACTGCAGATGCTGGGACTTACACCTGTAAGAGTAGAGATGCAGGCACGATAGCGCACCAGCTTTACGTGATCTCAG TCTCCAGCAGTCCCGTCAGCCCCCTCCTCCAAGGGACCCAGGCGGAGCTGCGATGCCAGGTTTCGGGCGGCTCCAAAGTGACGCCCTCGTGGGTCCGACCCAACGGGGCCATGGTTAAGACCTCGGAGGCGGGTTCGTTCACCCTGCAGTCAGTGGACGTCGCCGACGGCGGGAAGTGGGCCTGTCAGCTCAAAAAGGAGAGCAAGATAGACCTGCCAATCACTGTGCTAG GTCTGAGTTCGACTCCCGCGGTGACCGCAGGCCCGGGGGAGCCCGTCGTCCTCCGCTGCGAGCTCTCCCAGAGCGGGCTGGTGGGCTCGCTCGGCCtccaggagggggggtgggagaggctCTCCCCCAACCCTGCCCGCCTGCTGTCCCTGGAGAAGAGGGCGGACGGGCAGCTCTTCTGGAACGGCACAGGCGCGCGGGGGAGCGGCCTGAAGTTCTCCCAAGAAAAATTAGACGGCAACCTTTCTGTGACGCTGAAAAAA GTGACCGTGCAGCAGTCTGGGAAGTACCAGTGCTTCCTGAAGTTCAAGGACAGAGGGAACGTGACGGCTCAGGTGTCgctggaggtcaaaggtcagtctGACGAGACTAACCATGGCGGAGGCACTATCG GGGACCAGCCCAACAGCAAAGGCGTTTTCCTGGGCTTGAGCCTGTGGGTCTGGCTGGCCATTGGAGTGGGGTGTCTGGTTCTGATTgttctcatcatcatcaccgtGCTCCTGAGTCAGAGGAACAAGAGAATGAAG aGGAGAGCAAGGAAGCTGAGGTCGATGAGGCAGCCCTTGACAGCCAGAGACTACTGCCGGTGCAGCAG AAGTACCGTTGGCCGTCCAAATGGAAGACGGAGGGGGGATGCACCGTCCGAGAAGGGATGCCAGCGCTGA
- the cd4-2.2 gene encoding CD4-2 molecule, tandem duplicate 2 isoform X1 produces MLAFRLNLAESTVPSFLEMPNKHTCLFSLVVLCLGSVRCVEFYEQQGKTAKLPCGRAERWEYNSVLIIREDSRTGNALKGPAPMKERAKMKGSSLEISGLVTADAGTYTCKSRDAGTIAHQLYVISVSSSPVSPLLQGTQAELRCQVSGGSKVTPSWVRPNGAMVKTSEAGSFTLQSVDVADGGKWACQLKKESKIDLPITVLGLSSTPAVTAGPGEPVVLRCELSQSGLVGSLGLQEGGWERLSPNPARLLSLEKRADGQLFWNGTGARGSGLKFSQEKLDGNLSVTLKKVTVQQSGKYQCFLKFKDRGNVTAQVSLEVKGQSDETNHGGGTIGDQPNSKGVFLGLSLWVWLAIGVGCLVLIVLIIITVLLSQRNKRMKRRARKLRSMRQPLTARDYCRCSRSTVGRPNGRRRGDAPSEKGCQR; encoded by the exons GAAATGCCAAATAAACACACCTGCCTTTTCAGCCTCGTTG tgctgtgcCTGGGCTCAGTAAGATGTGTGGAGTTCTATGAGCAGCAGGGCAAGACTGCCAAACTGCCCTGTGGCAGGGCTGAACGGTGGGAGTATAATTCAGTGTTGATTATCAGAGAAGATAGTAGGACAGGAAATGCACTCAAAG GCCCGGCGCCCATGAAGGAGAGAGCCAAGATGAAGGGGAGCAGTTTAGAGATCTCCGGCCTAGTGACTGCAGATGCTGGGACTTACACCTGTAAGAGTAGAGATGCAGGCACGATAGCGCACCAGCTTTACGTGATCTCAG TCTCCAGCAGTCCCGTCAGCCCCCTCCTCCAAGGGACCCAGGCGGAGCTGCGATGCCAGGTTTCGGGCGGCTCCAAAGTGACGCCCTCGTGGGTCCGACCCAACGGGGCCATGGTTAAGACCTCGGAGGCGGGTTCGTTCACCCTGCAGTCAGTGGACGTCGCCGACGGCGGGAAGTGGGCCTGTCAGCTCAAAAAGGAGAGCAAGATAGACCTGCCAATCACTGTGCTAG GTCTGAGTTCGACTCCCGCGGTGACCGCAGGCCCGGGGGAGCCCGTCGTCCTCCGCTGCGAGCTCTCCCAGAGCGGGCTGGTGGGCTCGCTCGGCCtccaggagggggggtgggagaggctCTCCCCCAACCCTGCCCGCCTGCTGTCCCTGGAGAAGAGGGCGGACGGGCAGCTCTTCTGGAACGGCACAGGCGCGCGGGGGAGCGGCCTGAAGTTCTCCCAAGAAAAATTAGACGGCAACCTTTCTGTGACGCTGAAAAAA GTGACCGTGCAGCAGTCTGGGAAGTACCAGTGCTTCCTGAAGTTCAAGGACAGAGGGAACGTGACGGCTCAGGTGTCgctggaggtcaaaggtcagtctGACGAGACTAACCATGGCGGAGGCACTATCG GGGACCAGCCCAACAGCAAAGGCGTTTTCCTGGGCTTGAGCCTGTGGGTCTGGCTGGCCATTGGAGTGGGGTGTCTGGTTCTGATTgttctcatcatcatcaccgtGCTCCTGAGTCAGAGGAACAAGAGAATGAAG aGGAGAGCAAGGAAGCTGAGGTCGATGAGGCAGCCCTTGACAGCCAGAGACTACTGCCGGTGCAGCAG AAGTACCGTTGGCCGTCCAAATGGAAGACGGAGGGGGGATGCACCGTCCGAGAAGGGATGCCAGCGCTGA